Proteins found in one Acinetobacter sp. XH1741 genomic segment:
- the nirD gene encoding nitrite reductase small subunit NirD, whose protein sequence is MNIVQDKNMLPDDQWIDVCTLDDLTPNTGAGALVGGQAVAIFRVGHEKRVYVLSNKDPFSQANVMSRGIIGDLQGERVVASPIYKQHFSLATGRCLEDKDQKLAVYPSKIVDGRVWVNAVPQKTYITNTGISQDKLKLVLIGNGLAGMRCLEDLLDMAPDRYEVTVIGEEPWGNYNRIMLSPVLSGEKTIEDIMLHPPKWYSDKGIKFIAGDKAVKIDRPRKVVYTEKGQTVDYDRLILATGSAPFIPPVQGVDLKGVLTFRDIYDVNTMIEYCGSKTNAVVIGGGLLGLEAAYGLKQRGMNVTVLHLMDRIMERQLDSRASQLLRHSIEQKGIHIITEANTEALIGDENGHVKQIRLKDGTVLEADLVVFAVGIRPNIALAQSAGLRCNRGVLVNDTMQTFDPSIYAVGECIEHRGQTFGLVEPLWGQAFICATHLAEHGSLTFKAPTVPTQLKVSGVDVFSAGNFEPKDDYEDIILNDEKRQIYKRIIIQSDRVIGAVLFGDTEDGMWYAELIADQTPVSSFRNKLLFGRDFALKNAG, encoded by the coding sequence ATGAATATTGTACAAGACAAAAATATGCTTCCTGATGATCAGTGGATTGATGTGTGTACACTCGACGATTTAACCCCAAACACTGGCGCGGGTGCGCTAGTAGGTGGTCAAGCGGTAGCAATTTTTCGGGTAGGGCATGAAAAACGTGTTTATGTGCTGAGCAATAAAGACCCATTCAGCCAAGCCAATGTTATGAGCCGTGGGATTATCGGTGACTTACAAGGCGAACGCGTCGTTGCATCTCCAATCTATAAACAACATTTTAGTTTGGCAACGGGCCGTTGTTTAGAAGATAAAGACCAAAAATTGGCGGTTTATCCGAGCAAGATTGTTGATGGACGTGTTTGGGTCAATGCAGTACCGCAAAAAACTTATATTACCAATACAGGTATATCTCAAGACAAGCTTAAACTGGTATTGATTGGAAATGGCTTGGCAGGGATGCGTTGCTTAGAAGATTTGCTCGATATGGCGCCAGATCGTTATGAAGTTACGGTGATTGGTGAAGAACCTTGGGGTAACTATAACCGCATTATGTTATCTCCGGTTTTATCGGGTGAAAAAACCATTGAAGACATTATGCTGCATCCACCAAAGTGGTATAGCGATAAAGGCATTAAATTTATTGCTGGTGATAAAGCGGTAAAAATTGATCGCCCTCGTAAAGTGGTTTACACCGAAAAAGGTCAGACAGTTGATTATGATCGTTTGATTCTGGCAACAGGTTCGGCACCATTTATTCCACCAGTTCAAGGTGTCGACTTAAAGGGCGTTTTAACTTTCCGTGATATTTATGACGTTAACACAATGATTGAATACTGCGGTTCAAAAACCAATGCAGTGGTGATTGGTGGTGGTTTACTGGGTTTAGAAGCTGCGTACGGTTTAAAACAACGTGGTATGAATGTCACAGTTCTACATTTGATGGACCGTATTATGGAGCGTCAACTCGACAGCCGTGCGAGTCAGTTACTGCGTCATAGTATTGAGCAAAAAGGTATTCATATCATTACTGAAGCGAATACAGAAGCGTTAATTGGTGATGAAAACGGCCATGTGAAGCAAATCCGTTTGAAAGATGGCACAGTTTTAGAAGCCGATCTTGTGGTGTTCGCTGTGGGCATTCGTCCGAATATTGCTTTGGCGCAAAGTGCTGGTTTACGTTGTAACCGTGGTGTGTTGGTGAATGACACCATGCAAACTTTTGACCCAAGTATTTATGCGGTGGGTGAGTGTATTGAACACCGCGGACAGACCTTTGGCTTGGTTGAACCACTTTGGGGCCAAGCATTTATTTGCGCGACCCATTTAGCAGAGCACGGCAGCTTAACTTTTAAAGCACCAACTGTGCCGACTCAGTTAAAAGTCAGTGGTGTCGATGTATTCTCGGCGGGCAATTTTGAGCCGAAAGATGATTATGAAGACATTATCTTGAACGATGAAAAACGCCAGATTTATAAACGCATTATCATTCAAAGCGATCGGGTAATTGGTGCAGTACTGTTCGGCGATACTGAAGATGGCATGTGGTATGCAGAGTTAATTGCAGATCAAACACCTGTTTCTTCATTTAGAAATAAACTGCTATTTGGTCGAGATTTTGCATTAAAAAATGCAGGTTAA
- a CDS encoding molybdopterin-dependent oxidoreductase, with amino-acid sequence MNSIPSVEIDSSDHVAKITKTTCPYCGVGCGVSVHVQQKPQGPVVQVEGDAEHPSNFGRLCIKGSRLADTLGLETRVLQPMMGRKADRTITTWDAAINKIADKFQSCIDQYGRDSIAFYVSGQLLTEDYYVVNKFVKGYLGTANIDTNSRLCMSSAVAGHKRSFGEDIVPASYEDFEHADMVVLVGSNTAWCHPVLYQRIMQAKSQNPNMFVVVIDPRFTSTCEQADLHLPILPGQDVALFNGLFQYLYGNGHADRAFVDAYTEGLQGVLASSQPETDIEYVAKRTGITLDKLQQFFEKFAQTEKVITLFSMGVNQSSQGVNKANSIINCHLLTGKIGKLGAAPFSMTGQPNAMGGREVGGLANMLAAHMDLDNPLHQKVVQTFWDSPFIATQAGLKAVDLFRAVEAGKIKAIWIMATNPVVSLPDADQVKRALEKCELVVVSDICADTDTTAYADILLPALGWGEKDGTVTNSERRISRQRAFLPAPGEAKADWWSVSQVARKLGFNGFDFASTSDIFNEHAALSAQDNADIDVRKESTNFRYFNLKGLMNLSNAEYDALQPIQWPVWNKNQDAKAVQQLFGNGQFSHKNTKAKLIPTVAIDPVHPVSEDYPLILNTGRIRDQWHTMTRTGLSPNLTSHRAEPFCEIHPSDALKFGVRDQGLIEVRSKWGGCVLRVTFSSGVRRGQIFVPIHWTEQVASDARIGKVVNPEVDAISGEPEFKHTPVSIQPFYTTWQGVLYVREGYDSYIQDSLHHCAWWTKVKMVKTNRYELADRQTFHDTQKNLKSFLPFADETFEWLSIEDISSQLSHSVILKDGIVIASLYIAPPDLLPDREWVASLFKRERLSALHRKALLAGMPMTATNNDGPLVCSCFKVGKNKIIDVIKTQNITHEKQVTACLKAGGNCGSCLPEIRGLIKACQQEVEV; translated from the coding sequence ATGAATAGTATTCCAAGCGTTGAAATCGATAGCTCCGACCATGTTGCAAAAATCACCAAGACAACATGTCCATATTGTGGGGTAGGATGCGGTGTCAGTGTACACGTCCAACAAAAACCTCAAGGGCCTGTGGTTCAAGTTGAAGGGGACGCTGAGCATCCTTCTAACTTTGGACGCCTGTGTATTAAAGGTAGCCGCTTAGCGGATACTTTGGGCTTGGAAACACGTGTTTTACAACCAATGATGGGGCGAAAAGCTGATAGGACTATAACGACATGGGATGCAGCAATTAATAAAATTGCCGATAAATTTCAATCTTGTATCGATCAATATGGTCGTGACAGCATTGCATTTTATGTTTCAGGTCAGCTTTTGACTGAAGATTATTATGTAGTAAACAAGTTTGTAAAAGGCTATTTGGGTACTGCAAATATCGATACCAACTCACGGCTTTGCATGTCATCTGCGGTGGCAGGTCACAAACGTAGTTTCGGTGAAGATATTGTCCCTGCAAGTTATGAAGATTTTGAACATGCCGACATGGTGGTATTGGTCGGTTCCAATACTGCTTGGTGCCATCCTGTGCTGTATCAGCGGATTATGCAGGCTAAAAGCCAAAATCCCAATATGTTTGTGGTGGTGATTGACCCACGTTTTACCAGTACTTGTGAACAAGCAGATTTACATTTGCCGATTTTACCCGGCCAAGATGTCGCATTGTTTAATGGCTTATTTCAGTATTTATATGGAAATGGTCATGCCGATCGGGCCTTTGTGGATGCTTATACCGAAGGTTTACAAGGAGTTTTGGCAAGCAGCCAGCCAGAAACTGATATCGAGTATGTGGCTAAGCGTACAGGTATTACACTCGATAAATTACAACAGTTTTTTGAAAAATTCGCTCAAACTGAAAAAGTCATCACCCTATTTTCAATGGGTGTGAATCAATCAAGTCAGGGCGTGAATAAAGCCAACAGTATTATTAACTGTCATTTATTGACTGGGAAAATTGGTAAGCTTGGTGCTGCACCATTTTCAATGACAGGCCAGCCCAATGCGATGGGTGGACGTGAAGTCGGTGGTTTAGCCAATATGCTAGCTGCACATATGGATTTGGATAATCCACTACATCAAAAAGTCGTGCAGACTTTTTGGGACAGCCCATTTATTGCAACTCAAGCGGGTTTAAAAGCAGTTGATTTGTTCCGCGCCGTTGAAGCTGGAAAAATTAAAGCCATTTGGATTATGGCGACAAATCCAGTCGTGAGTTTGCCAGATGCCGATCAAGTGAAACGTGCATTAGAGAAGTGCGAATTGGTCGTCGTATCAGATATCTGTGCAGATACCGATACTACTGCTTATGCCGATATTTTGCTTCCAGCTTTAGGTTGGGGGGAAAAGGACGGAACCGTTACTAACTCTGAGCGCCGTATTTCACGTCAGCGCGCATTCTTACCTGCGCCAGGGGAAGCAAAAGCAGATTGGTGGTCTGTTAGCCAAGTCGCGAGAAAATTAGGCTTTAATGGTTTTGACTTTGCGAGTACCAGCGACATCTTTAATGAACATGCAGCTTTATCAGCACAAGACAATGCAGACATAGATGTACGTAAAGAGAGTACTAATTTTCGTTATTTTAACCTAAAAGGTTTAATGAACCTAAGTAATGCTGAGTATGATGCTCTACAACCAATTCAATGGCCAGTGTGGAATAAAAACCAAGATGCTAAAGCCGTTCAACAACTGTTTGGCAACGGACAGTTTAGTCATAAAAACACCAAGGCGAAATTGATTCCGACTGTTGCAATTGATCCAGTTCATCCGGTTTCAGAAGATTATCCACTCATTTTAAATACAGGCCGTATTCGTGACCAATGGCACACCATGACCCGTACTGGTTTGTCACCAAATTTGACCAGTCACCGTGCCGAACCTTTCTGCGAGATTCATCCGAGTGATGCCTTGAAGTTTGGGGTACGTGATCAAGGCTTGATAGAAGTTCGTTCGAAATGGGGCGGTTGTGTACTACGTGTGACTTTCTCATCAGGTGTGCGCCGTGGTCAAATTTTTGTGCCGATTCACTGGACTGAACAGGTCGCATCCGATGCTCGTATTGGGAAAGTTGTTAACCCTGAGGTCGATGCAATTTCAGGGGAGCCTGAGTTCAAACATACCCCTGTCTCCATTCAACCGTTCTATACCACTTGGCAGGGTGTGCTTTACGTACGTGAAGGATATGATTCGTATATTCAAGATTCCCTACATCACTGTGCATGGTGGACCAAGGTCAAAATGGTGAAAACCAACCGTTACGAACTTGCAGACCGTCAAACTTTTCATGATACTCAAAAGAATCTGAAAAGCTTTTTGCCATTTGCAGATGAAACTTTTGAATGGTTAAGCATAGAAGATATTTCGTCACAACTGAGTCATAGCGTTATTTTGAAAGATGGCATCGTAATTGCTAGTCTATATATTGCACCGCCAGATTTATTGCCAGATCGTGAGTGGGTAGCGAGTCTTTTTAAACGTGAACGTTTAAGTGCCTTGCATCGAAAGGCGTTACTGGCGGGTATGCCAATGACTGCTACAAATAATGACGGACCTTTAGTCTGTAGTTGTTTTAAAGTAGGTAAGAACAAAATTATCGACGTGATAAAAACTCAAAATATTACCCATGAAAAACAAGTGACGGCTTGTTTAAAAGCAGGTGGTAATTGCGGTTCATGTTTACCTGAAATTCGTGGCTTGATTAAAGCTTGCCAACAAGAGGTGGAAGTGTGA
- a CDS encoding NTP transferase domain-containing protein, whose product MNKGYPVTDLVILAGGQARRMNGLNKLLQQFDGETQLIKIHQKLRSSVSEIWVNSHRDYSIYQSIVPDIRCYQDDAAGFFGPLMGMKSAWSHVQADYVLFVPCDVTYIPTQVVAKLHSALRKNKQAQAAYVSINGDALYPFCLLKRESLSTITVQIEKQRLSLKECFKLLHAQVAIFQKQNLFFHSINSLDELQQYKQIKAFKEIFTAH is encoded by the coding sequence GTGAATAAGGGATATCCCGTAACTGATTTGGTCATTCTGGCGGGTGGACAAGCCCGCCGTATGAACGGTTTAAATAAGTTATTACAGCAGTTTGATGGTGAAACTCAACTGATTAAAATTCATCAGAAATTAAGATCATCAGTGTCTGAAATTTGGGTGAACAGTCATCGCGACTATTCAATTTATCAAAGTATTGTGCCAGACATTCGATGTTATCAAGATGATGCAGCAGGTTTTTTTGGCCCCCTTATGGGAATGAAAAGCGCGTGGTCTCATGTACAAGCAGACTATGTTTTGTTTGTTCCTTGTGATGTGACCTATATCCCTACGCAAGTCGTTGCGAAATTACATAGCGCACTTCGGAAAAATAAACAGGCTCAGGCAGCTTATGTTTCAATTAATGGAGATGCTTTGTACCCATTTTGCTTATTAAAACGTGAAAGTCTCAGCACGATAACAGTGCAAATTGAAAAGCAAAGATTAAGTTTGAAAGAGTGTTTTAAACTTTTGCATGCTCAAGTCGCTATATTTCAAAAACAAAACCTGTTTTTTCATAGCATCAATTCATTGGATGAGCTTCAGCAATACAAACAAATCAAAGCATTTAAAGAAATTTTTACAGCACATTAA
- a CDS encoding molybdopterin-dependent oxidoreductase, whose product MVDAQQQNKTDVTACILCSRNCGLSVEIKDNQFVKIKGNPDHPFSQGYICQKAARLQHYQQHADRLTTPLKRQPDGSFQEVSWEVAIQEIADRLVQIRDNFGGTAFASVGGGGQGNHLGAAYGRQLLLAMKSYYAYNSLAQEKTGDFWLNGRLFGSQACHTTEDVEYADYVLFIGTNPFQAHGIPNARDTLKHIKKDPNRTMVVFDPRVTETAKQADIHVQLKPGTDAFLMSAMIAIIIKEKLYDVSFIDQHTHGFEEVKTAFSSVPIEDYITKADVSVDLIYQVVRDFAKAKRGCVRIDLGIQHTLNTTLNGYLEKLLYLLTGNFGKQGTNNLHTMFIPILSDTDERKPKYRRSVYHKMFPISGLFPPNILPDEILKAGEKRIRAVFVDSCNPLLTYPDTPAYEKAFKALDLLVVVDVAMTETARFADYILPAHTQFEKWEFTGFNLEFPKNGFHLRHPVLAAQANTLPEAEIYTRLLEAMNAIPKNFPLLEKIASVDSKKTAYLPYLSALGLTFARHKKYIPFAASILYRTLGKRLENSAASAAFLLPLSIQYAVLHTKAVRRAGYKGNPLTLGVRLFDQILKQRSGVVLSQHEYDEVWKLVAYKDKKIRLAIPEMLSELTSLKSHNGNVEEFPFILLSGERRSYNANQIYRDPAWRKVDAEGALRIHPEDATHLNVKVGDQLKCISQHGEIQVTVDFDEGMRKGVVSLPHGYGMRFQGGEPIGPQLNRLISGEHCDPLSKTPYHKYVPIRLEKC is encoded by the coding sequence ATGGTAGATGCACAACAGCAAAATAAAACAGATGTGACCGCTTGTATTTTGTGTTCTAGAAATTGCGGTCTAAGTGTCGAAATTAAAGATAATCAATTTGTCAAAATTAAAGGTAATCCTGACCATCCATTTTCTCAAGGCTACATTTGCCAAAAAGCTGCCAGATTACAACATTATCAGCAGCACGCAGACCGCTTGACTACACCTTTAAAACGCCAGCCAGATGGTTCATTTCAAGAAGTGAGCTGGGAGGTTGCCATACAAGAAATTGCTGATCGACTAGTTCAGATTCGCGATAATTTTGGCGGTACAGCTTTTGCTTCTGTTGGGGGCGGTGGTCAAGGTAACCACCTCGGTGCAGCCTATGGGCGACAACTCTTGTTGGCCATGAAAAGTTATTATGCTTACAACTCGCTTGCTCAAGAAAAAACGGGTGATTTCTGGCTCAATGGGCGTTTGTTTGGTAGTCAGGCTTGCCATACGACAGAAGATGTTGAGTATGCTGATTATGTTCTTTTTATTGGGACAAATCCTTTTCAGGCCCATGGCATTCCGAACGCGCGAGACACGCTAAAACATATTAAGAAAGACCCCAACCGAACCATGGTGGTATTTGACCCACGTGTTACCGAAACAGCCAAACAAGCAGATATTCATGTACAGCTAAAACCGGGAACAGATGCTTTTTTAATGTCGGCCATGATTGCGATCATTATTAAAGAAAAGCTCTATGATGTATCGTTTATTGATCAGCATACACACGGTTTTGAAGAAGTAAAAACAGCCTTTAGCAGTGTTCCGATTGAAGACTATATTACCAAGGCAGATGTTTCAGTTGATTTGATTTACCAAGTGGTTCGAGATTTTGCCAAGGCAAAAAGAGGCTGTGTGCGGATTGATTTAGGTATTCAGCATACTTTAAATACTACTTTAAATGGATACTTAGAAAAACTGCTGTACTTATTGACTGGAAACTTTGGAAAGCAGGGTACCAATAATTTGCATACCATGTTTATTCCAATTTTAAGCGATACAGATGAAAGAAAGCCGAAATATCGCCGTAGCGTTTACCATAAAATGTTCCCGATTTCGGGGCTTTTTCCGCCTAACATTTTACCTGATGAAATCTTGAAAGCAGGCGAAAAACGAATTCGCGCAGTGTTTGTAGATAGTTGTAATCCGCTATTAACCTATCCCGATACACCTGCCTACGAAAAAGCATTTAAAGCATTAGACTTATTAGTTGTGGTCGATGTAGCCATGACGGAAACCGCGAGATTTGCTGACTATATTTTGCCCGCACACACTCAGTTTGAAAAATGGGAGTTTACTGGCTTTAATCTTGAGTTTCCTAAAAATGGTTTTCACCTTAGACATCCTGTATTGGCTGCTCAAGCAAACACTTTACCGGAAGCCGAAATTTATACTCGATTACTTGAAGCCATGAATGCTATTCCGAAAAATTTCCCACTTTTAGAAAAAATCGCTTCAGTTGACTCTAAGAAAACAGCATATTTACCTTATCTATCGGCTTTAGGTTTAACCTTTGCCCGACATAAAAAATATATTCCTTTTGCAGCCTCAATTCTCTACCGCACTTTAGGTAAACGTTTAGAAAACTCAGCTGCTTCAGCCGCTTTTTTATTGCCACTGTCAATTCAATATGCTGTGTTACATACCAAAGCGGTACGCCGTGCAGGTTATAAAGGTAATCCTCTAACCTTGGGTGTTCGATTATTTGATCAAATTTTAAAGCAACGTTCAGGTGTGGTGTTATCACAGCATGAATATGATGAAGTCTGGAAACTGGTGGCTTATAAAGATAAGAAAATACGGCTTGCAATTCCCGAGATGTTAAGTGAACTCACAAGCTTGAAAAGCCATAACGGTAATGTTGAAGAGTTTCCTTTCATCCTTTTGTCAGGTGAGCGTCGTAGTTATAACGCCAACCAAATTTACCGTGATCCTGCTTGGCGAAAAGTAGATGCAGAAGGGGCTTTACGAATTCATCCTGAAGATGCAACACATTTAAATGTAAAAGTTGGCGATCAACTGAAATGTATTTCACAGCACGGAGAAATTCAGGTCACTGTAGATTTTGATGAAGGGATGCGAAAAGGTGTGGTGTCGCTTCCACATGGTTACGGTATGCGCTTTCAAGGGGGAGAACCAATTGGTCCACAGTTAAACCGACTAATTTCTGGTGAACATTGTGATCCTCTATCTAAAACTCCATACCATAAATATGTACCCATCCGCTTAGAAAAGTGCTAG
- the moaA gene encoding GTP 3',8-cyclase MoaA encodes MQMMKQYHSETAPFVLQDQYGRIKRKLRISVTDRCNFKCVYCMPEHPEWLNKQDLLSFEALFEFCRFMVQQGIESIRITGGEPLMRQGIVHFVRDLQALKVLGLKRISMTTNGHYLAKYARQLKDAGLDDLNISLDSLDEIQFKQLTKKKLEPVLEGMQAAKDAGLPFKVNCVLMKNKNDDQILPMVKWAIDNHIPLRFIEFMPLDGDALWSSQDVVSEAEILQTLQLHYSVQVIEQHHEPARQYLINNSYILGIISTITHSFCHQCDRIRLTAKGELYNCLFAPQGLNIKPQLEALVSKHDTPEYDMYIQNLKNLVHPYIWHKAKGFHALQHQQTRKISMHMLGG; translated from the coding sequence GTGCAAATGATGAAACAATATCACTCTGAAACTGCACCATTTGTTCTACAAGACCAATATGGGCGTATAAAGCGAAAGTTACGGATTTCGGTAACCGATCGCTGTAATTTTAAGTGTGTATATTGCATGCCTGAGCATCCAGAATGGTTAAACAAACAAGATTTGCTAAGTTTTGAGGCGCTCTTTGAGTTTTGCCGTTTTATGGTGCAACAAGGTATTGAAAGCATCCGTATTACGGGTGGTGAACCATTAATGCGTCAGGGCATTGTTCATTTCGTTCGTGATTTACAAGCCTTAAAAGTATTAGGTTTAAAACGGATCTCAATGACTACCAATGGACATTACCTTGCTAAATACGCCCGCCAATTAAAAGATGCTGGCTTAGATGACCTAAATATTAGTTTAGATAGTCTTGATGAGATTCAATTTAAACAACTCACCAAGAAAAAATTAGAACCAGTTCTTGAGGGTATGCAAGCTGCCAAAGATGCAGGACTGCCTTTTAAAGTTAACTGCGTGTTGATGAAGAATAAAAATGACGATCAAATCTTACCCATGGTGAAATGGGCAATAGACAATCACATTCCTTTACGTTTTATTGAGTTTATGCCACTCGATGGTGATGCACTCTGGTCAAGTCAAGATGTGGTCAGTGAAGCTGAAATTTTACAGACTTTACAACTGCATTATTCGGTACAAGTGATCGAGCAGCATCACGAACCAGCACGTCAGTATCTGATTAACAATAGCTATATTTTGGGCATTATTTCTACAATTACGCATTCATTCTGTCATCAGTGTGACCGTATACGGCTTACTGCAAAAGGCGAACTATATAACTGTTTGTTTGCACCGCAAGGCTTAAATATTAAACCTCAGCTTGAAGCATTGGTAAGTAAACACGATACGCCAGAATACGATATGTATATTCAAAATTTAAAAAATTTGGTTCATCCTTATATTTGGCATAAAGCTAAAGGTTTTCATGCCTTACAACATCAACAAACCCGTAAAATCAGTATGCATATGCTTGGGGGATAA
- a CDS encoding MoaD/ThiS family protein yields the protein MQQSIQIKVEAFGAIEKLLPQHLSLVCPNPILVKDVLDQIVSLHPECTQAMEKCACALEDNVITRQSVLSQPCTLVLLSPVAGG from the coding sequence ATGCAGCAATCTATCCAAATTAAAGTCGAAGCGTTTGGTGCAATTGAAAAATTGCTTCCCCAACATCTTTCATTAGTTTGTCCCAATCCTATTTTAGTTAAAGATGTTTTAGATCAGATTGTGTCATTACATCCGGAATGTACACAAGCCATGGAAAAATGTGCATGCGCTTTAGAAGATAATGTCATAACTCGACAGTCTGTTTTAAGTCAGCCTTGTACTTTGGTTTTATTGTCACCCGTTGCTGGAGGATGA
- a CDS encoding molybdenum cofactor biosynthesis protein MoaE, with protein sequence MKEFARIQEQALSLDTFDSIQSFPECGGIDIFIGTVRNHHEGKAVKALKYTSYKPLSEKMIREIELEIEKKYQVSYVRVVHRIGYLDVGETAIIAIAYAAHRREAFQACEEAVERVKHEVPVFKEEFFTDGTSHYVEGCCIRKDAQQEHKHHHHAGHEHSH encoded by the coding sequence ATGAAAGAGTTCGCAAGAATACAAGAGCAGGCTTTAAGTCTAGATACTTTTGATTCTATTCAATCATTTCCTGAATGTGGTGGAATCGATATTTTTATCGGTACGGTTCGTAATCATCATGAAGGTAAAGCGGTTAAGGCATTGAAATATACCTCGTATAAACCGCTTTCTGAAAAAATGATACGTGAAATTGAACTGGAAATTGAGAAAAAGTATCAGGTATCTTATGTGCGAGTGGTTCATCGGATTGGGTATCTAGATGTTGGTGAAACAGCCATTATTGCAATTGCTTATGCAGCCCATCGCCGTGAAGCTTTTCAAGCATGTGAAGAAGCGGTTGAGCGAGTGAAGCATGAAGTACCTGTATTTAAAGAAGAGTTCTTTACTGATGGTACAAGTCACTATGTAGAAGGCTGCTGTATTCGTAAGGACGCACAGCAAGAGCATAAGCATCACCATCATGCCGGCCATGAACACTCACACTGA
- the moaCB gene encoding bifunctional molybdenum cofactor biosynthesis protein MoaC/MoaB gives MKNVGMKPESYRVAEAQAILYAPPHCIELLRQGNTEKGDALKTARVAGILAAKRTDELIPLCHPLPIYRADVEYELEHDFVKIITVVETIGPTGVEMEALTAASLAGLTIYDMLKPHCEPEELWMDQCKLLKKKGGKSHFKRVLRQPVSAAVIVLSDTVAAGRKPDTAGKSVVETLTEAGFDPIHYQILPDEADTLKNLVLELSKSYACIMTVGGTGIGKRDITVDTLEPLLERKLDGLMEAARSFGQKRTPYAAMSRGVAGFIDRSLVVTLPGSRGGASESMAAILPALVHIFDVCRDLPHPGGYE, from the coding sequence ATGAAAAACGTAGGAATGAAGCCGGAAAGTTATCGTGTTGCTGAAGCACAAGCCATTTTATATGCCCCACCGCACTGTATTGAATTATTAAGACAAGGAAATACTGAAAAAGGTGATGCATTAAAAACTGCCCGTGTTGCAGGAATTTTGGCGGCAAAACGAACTGATGAGCTGATTCCTTTATGTCATCCACTGCCGATTTATCGTGCAGATGTTGAATATGAATTAGAACATGACTTTGTAAAGATTATTACGGTAGTCGAGACCATTGGCCCGACTGGTGTGGAGATGGAAGCCTTAACCGCTGCAAGTCTTGCAGGCTTAACCATTTACGATATGTTAAAGCCACATTGTGAACCAGAAGAACTCTGGATGGATCAATGTAAACTTTTAAAGAAAAAAGGTGGAAAATCACACTTTAAGCGAGTTCTTCGTCAGCCTGTCTCGGCGGCTGTGATTGTATTATCAGATACCGTGGCAGCGGGTAGAAAGCCCGATACTGCCGGAAAATCTGTGGTAGAAACTTTAACTGAAGCTGGTTTTGATCCAATCCATTACCAAATTTTGCCAGATGAAGCAGATACTTTAAAAAACTTAGTGCTTGAGTTGAGTAAATCATATGCTTGTATTATGACCGTGGGAGGTACTGGAATTGGTAAGCGTGATATTACGGTTGATACGCTAGAGCCACTTTTAGAACGTAAGTTAGATGGCTTAATGGAAGCTGCGCGCTCATTTGGACAAAAACGCACACCATATGCGGCAATGTCGCGTGGAGTAGCAGGTTTTATTGATCGTTCATTAGTGGTGACTTTACCAGGAAGCCGTGGTGGAGCAAGCGAATCAATGGCTGCCATACTGCCAGCATTAGTCCATATTTTTGATGTTTGCCGTGATTTACCACATCCGGGAGGCTATGAATAA